The Nitrospirota bacterium DNA window CGTTTTCTGAATTAAAGAGGCGGGTCATAAACCTTGAAGGTACAAGGGACCTTTCAGGGGCTATATCGAGAGGAAAAGACGAGCCGTTAAAACTCATTGCAGAGATAAAGAAGGCATCGCCATCAAAAGGGGTTATTCGTGAGCGGTTTGAGCCTTCAGAGATAGCGCTGACATATGAGGATTCGGGTGCATCGGCTATTTCAGTTCTGACAGAGAAGAAGTTTTTTATGGGGGATATCGAACATCTATCTGTTGTGAGAAGGATGGTTAAACTCCCTCTTCTGAGAAAGGATTTTATCTTTGATACTTATCAGATATATGAGTCACGTCTTTATGGTGCAGATGCAGTGCTACTTATAGCCGAGATACTCACGAGACAGATGATAGAAGATTTAATCGGAATCTCGAAGGAACTTGATATGGACTGCCTTGTAGAGACACATCACTGGAAGGAGATGGATAAAGCACTTCTTGCAGGTGCAGAGATTATCGGAATAAATAACAGGAATCTTGATACACTTTCTGTTGACATTAATACGACATTCAATCTTATCAAGGACATACCGGATGACAGGGTGGTAGTAAGCGAAAGTGGGATAAAGACCAAGGAAGACATAAAGAGACTGCGTGATTCAAGGATAGATGCAGTTCTCATCGGCACAGTATTTATGGAAGCCGATGATATAGGGAAGAAGGTTGAGGAGTTGATGGGAGTGAAGCCCTGAGAGCAATGCAAAAACTTTATTTCCGTATAATTTCAACTACTTTTTCAATAACTTCTGTGAGCTTTTCTATTTTGAGACTGCCAATTTTATACAAAATGAGATGACTATCTGCAGTAAAAATCCGATTAGGTCTTATATTGCTTCGCTGTTTTAGACTGC harbors:
- the trpC gene encoding indole-3-glycerol phosphate synthase TrpC, which translates into the protein MILDEIVTHKRNELKDKKIRRPFSELKRRVINLEGTRDLSGAISRGKDEPLKLIAEIKKASPSKGVIRERFEPSEIALTYEDSGASAISVLTEKKFFMGDIEHLSVVRRMVKLPLLRKDFIFDTYQIYESRLYGADAVLLIAEILTRQMIEDLIGISKELDMDCLVETHHWKEMDKALLAGAEIIGINNRNLDTLSVDINTTFNLIKDIPDDRVVVSESGIKTKEDIKRLRDSRIDAVLIGTVFMEADDIGKKVEELMGVKP
- a CDS encoding type II toxin-antitoxin system PemK/MazF family toxin, which encodes VITALEGNDLILCQITSQFIKDNYAILLEDKDFETGSLKQRSNIRPNRIFTADSHLILYKIGSLKIEKLTEVIEKVVEIIRK